The following proteins are co-located in the Aurantiacibacter atlanticus genome:
- a CDS encoding tetratricopeptide repeat protein produces the protein MDALTASTPSTLKEFLMRFGPAAAALSLFVAVSSSVGNASDYAPDPRAETLVADGQAQLAMGDTQGAIDAYEAALAIDPGFTDVYLELAEAARADGLQGKAIRYYREARERDPENLAAITGEGEALVEKGAISAARENLSILQSMCGDGCVEALELSAAIDRGPALVTAEVVSPDEDVTQN, from the coding sequence ATGGACGCACTTACCGCCTCTACCCCGTCCACGCTCAAGGAGTTTCTCATGCGTTTCGGACCCGCCGCCGCCGCCCTTTCGCTTTTTGTCGCCGTCAGTTCGAGTGTTGGCAATGCGAGCGATTATGCGCCGGATCCTCGGGCAGAGACGCTGGTGGCCGATGGGCAGGCGCAATTGGCAATGGGTGATACACAGGGCGCGATTGACGCGTATGAAGCCGCGCTGGCAATCGATCCAGGCTTCACCGATGTCTATCTTGAACTGGCAGAGGCCGCGCGCGCAGACGGTCTGCAGGGCAAGGCGATCCGTTATTACCGCGAGGCGCGTGAACGCGATCCGGAAAATCTCGCCGCAATTACGGGCGAGGGTGAGGCGCTGGTCGAGAAGGGAGCCATCAGCGCGGCGCGCGAAAACCTCTCCATTCTGCAAAGCATGTGCGGCGATGGCTGCGTCGAGGCATTGGAACTCTCCGCTGCGATTGATCGCGGGCCCGCTCTGGTGACGGCAGAGGTCGTGTCACCCGATGAGGACGTGACGCAGAACTAG
- a CDS encoding 2-oxoacid:acceptor oxidoreductase subunit alpha — protein sequence MATQTVPERPDLSGQDAITVRFAGDSGDGMQLTGGQFTLSTALAGNDLATFPDFPAEIRAPQGTLFGVSAFQINFGSREIDTAGDAPDVLVAMNPAALKVNLAALKTGGLVIIDTGEFTKRNLEKAKYDSNPLEDGSLAKWDVLAFDISALTIEAVKEFGLGNKDALRSKNMWTLGLALWMFDRDRQPLIDWLNAKFAKKPDIAAANIAALNAGHAYGETAELSGPLKQVSMPPVESAPGLYRTITGAEAVSLGLVAGAQLAELKVFFGGYPITPASAILHHLARLKEFGVITFQAEDEIAAICAAIGASYAGQLGITSSSGPGIALKGEAMGLAIMVELPLVIVNSQRGGPSTGLPTKTEQSDLYQAVYGRNGDAPMPVIAACSPGDAFEVAIEACRMATQYMTPVMLLTDGYIANAAEPWMVPDPESFTPFPAKFMDSLPDGETFLPYERDAKGARPWVKPGTPGLTHRVGGIEKHELTGNIDYSPDNHQAMTEARMNKVHGMMVPDQGVALGEATGDLAVVGWGSTFGPIHQAVRRAIRDGRKVSHIHVRHICPLPANLGELLAGFDHVLVPEMNTGQFKTVLRDQLLIDCESLTKTSGQPFAISELEDAIGVYFDGISGNEGGQVDVNDEQLPSPEGGEE from the coding sequence ATGGCAACTCAGACGGTCCCAGAACGACCCGATCTTTCAGGACAGGACGCGATCACTGTTCGTTTCGCTGGCGACAGCGGCGATGGAATGCAATTGACCGGCGGGCAATTTACCCTGTCCACCGCGCTGGCGGGCAATGATCTTGCGACCTTCCCCGATTTTCCCGCAGAAATCCGCGCCCCGCAGGGCACGCTGTTTGGCGTTTCAGCTTTCCAGATCAACTTTGGCAGCCGTGAAATCGATACTGCAGGTGATGCGCCTGATGTGCTGGTGGCGATGAACCCGGCAGCGCTAAAGGTGAATTTGGCCGCACTCAAGACAGGTGGCCTGGTGATTATCGACACGGGCGAATTCACCAAGCGCAATCTCGAAAAGGCCAAATATGACAGCAATCCGCTGGAAGATGGCAGCCTTGCCAAATGGGACGTGCTGGCCTTCGATATTTCCGCTCTCACAATTGAGGCGGTAAAGGAATTCGGGCTGGGCAATAAGGATGCGCTGCGGTCCAAGAACATGTGGACGCTTGGTCTGGCATTGTGGATGTTCGACCGCGATCGGCAGCCGTTAATTGACTGGCTTAATGCCAAATTCGCCAAGAAACCGGACATCGCTGCAGCCAATATTGCGGCGCTCAACGCGGGCCATGCCTATGGCGAAACGGCAGAGCTTTCCGGCCCGCTCAAGCAGGTCAGCATGCCGCCTGTTGAAAGCGCGCCCGGGCTGTATCGCACGATCACCGGGGCAGAGGCGGTCTCGCTCGGCCTTGTTGCCGGCGCACAGTTGGCCGAACTGAAAGTGTTCTTTGGCGGCTATCCGATTACGCCCGCCAGCGCGATCCTGCATCATCTGGCGCGGCTGAAAGAATTTGGTGTCATCACCTTCCAGGCGGAAGACGAGATTGCCGCAATTTGCGCTGCCATCGGCGCATCCTATGCCGGCCAGCTCGGCATTACGTCGTCATCAGGTCCCGGCATCGCTCTCAAGGGAGAGGCGATGGGTCTGGCGATCATGGTGGAATTGCCGCTTGTGATCGTCAATTCCCAGCGCGGCGGCCCATCCACCGGCCTTCCGACCAAGACCGAGCAGAGCGATCTCTACCAAGCAGTCTATGGCCGCAATGGCGATGCGCCGATGCCGGTGATTGCTGCATGCAGCCCTGGCGATGCGTTTGAAGTTGCCATTGAGGCGTGCCGCATGGCTACCCAGTATATGACTCCGGTCATGCTGCTGACGGATGGCTATATCGCCAATGCGGCAGAGCCGTGGATGGTGCCCGATCCGGAAAGCTTCACTCCGTTTCCCGCAAAATTCATGGACAGTCTGCCCGATGGCGAGACGTTCCTGCCTTACGAGCGCGACGCGAAGGGTGCGCGCCCGTGGGTCAAGCCTGGCACGCCTGGCCTGACACACCGCGTCGGCGGCATCGAAAAGCACGAGTTGACCGGCAATATCGATTATTCGCCCGACAATCATCAGGCGATGACCGAAGCGCGCATGAACAAGGTGCACGGCATGATGGTGCCTGATCAGGGTGTCGCGCTGGGCGAGGCCACTGGCGATCTGGCGGTCGTTGGCTGGGGCAGCACCTTTGGTCCGATCCATCAGGCAGTGCGCCGGGCGATCAGGGATGGTCGCAAGGTCAGCCATATCCATGTGCGCCATATCTGCCCGCTGCCCGCCAATCTGGGCGAGCTTCTGGCAGGGTTCGATCATGTGCTGGTGCCCGAAATGAACACCGGACAATTCAAGACTGTGCTGCGCGACCAATTGCTGATTGATTGTGAAAGCCTGACCAAGACCAGCGGCCAACCCTTTGCCATCAGCGAGCTTGAAGATGCTATCGGCGTTTATTTCGACGGCATTTCGGGTAATGAAGGCGGGCAGGTTGATGTGAATGACGAGCAATTGCCCAGCCCCGAAGGAGGCGAAGAATGA
- a CDS encoding RsmB/NOP family class I SAM-dependent RNA methyltransferase has product MTPSARVQAAIEILDGIITAARGQGPPADRLIAQWFKDHRFAGSKDKRAIRELVYDAIRACGPVPSSGRAAMLGLAEEQADLRDRFDGSNYGPAAIEEDESVAAGGIAPEWLENLLIASTVGEDEAKGLLARAPLDTRINRVKLPAGSDGIPEGGEALPLPDALRFPAGTQVMTWEAWSAGLIEVQDLGSQLACAAVGAAPGDSVIDLCAGAGGKTLALAAAMANDGTLVAADTDRRRLSQLPPRAERAGARIAETLLLDPGQEAQALESWQGRADHVLVDAPCSGTGTWRRNPEARWRITPKELEKLVQVQARLLRLAATLVKSGGHVTYVTCSLLDDEGKNQIDAFLAENPDWRADMAELPLGTPHGAGVRLFPSTHGTDGFFIARIGRP; this is encoded by the coding sequence ATGACCCCTTCTGCCCGGGTTCAGGCCGCCATTGAAATCCTTGACGGAATCATCACAGCAGCGCGCGGGCAGGGACCGCCTGCAGACCGATTGATTGCGCAATGGTTCAAGGATCACCGCTTCGCGGGATCAAAGGATAAACGCGCCATTCGTGAGCTGGTCTATGATGCAATTCGCGCCTGTGGGCCTGTCCCTTCCAGTGGCCGCGCAGCCATGCTGGGGCTGGCCGAGGAACAGGCAGATTTACGCGATCGGTTCGACGGGTCGAACTATGGCCCTGCTGCCATCGAAGAAGATGAATCGGTTGCGGCGGGCGGTATTGCGCCCGAATGGCTGGAAAACCTGCTGATTGCATCAACTGTCGGCGAAGATGAAGCAAAAGGCCTGCTTGCCCGCGCGCCGCTCGATACACGTATCAATCGCGTCAAATTGCCTGCCGGGTCAGATGGCATCCCTGAAGGCGGAGAAGCCTTGCCACTTCCCGATGCACTGCGGTTTCCTGCGGGCACGCAGGTCATGACATGGGAGGCGTGGAGCGCGGGCCTGATCGAGGTGCAGGATCTCGGCAGTCAGCTTGCTTGCGCTGCTGTAGGCGCGGCTCCGGGCGACAGCGTGATAGATCTGTGCGCAGGGGCGGGCGGCAAGACGCTGGCACTTGCTGCCGCGATGGCGAATGACGGCACGCTGGTGGCCGCCGACACCGATCGGCGCCGTCTGTCGCAGCTTCCTCCCCGTGCCGAACGCGCTGGCGCACGGATAGCCGAGACATTGCTTCTTGACCCGGGGCAAGAAGCACAGGCGCTTGAAAGCTGGCAGGGCAGGGCGGATCATGTGCTGGTTGACGCGCCGTGTTCGGGTACGGGCACATGGCGGCGCAATCCTGAAGCGCGCTGGCGGATCACGCCAAAGGAATTGGAAAAGCTTGTGCAGGTGCAGGCGCGGCTGTTGCGGCTGGCGGCAACGCTGGTGAAGTCCGGTGGCCACGTCACCTATGTCACCTGCTCATTGCTAGATGACGAAGGCAAGAACCAGATCGACGCTTTTCTGGCCGAAAACCCCGATTGGCGGGCGGATATGGCTGAATTGCCGCTTGGCACGCCACATGGTGCTGGAGTGCGGCTGTTCCCCTCCACGCATGGAACGGACGGGTTTTTCATCGCACGTATAGGAAGGCCGTGA
- a CDS encoding RNA pyrophosphohydrolase has protein sequence MTQTDHLQYRPCVGTMLFNTDGDVFVGKRIDNKEGDWWQMPQGGVDDGEDLDTAMLRELGEETGLQPRHLEIVHRMEDELYYDLPPELRGKLWGGKYKGQRQNWYLVRFTGVDTDIDLEAHKHPEFCEWKWVAPELLPELIVPFKKPVYEAVLAAFEGRLA, from the coding sequence ATGACACAGACCGATCACTTGCAATATCGCCCCTGTGTGGGCACCATGCTTTTCAATACGGATGGCGATGTTTTCGTCGGCAAGCGTATCGACAATAAGGAAGGCGACTGGTGGCAGATGCCGCAGGGCGGCGTGGACGATGGTGAAGATCTCGACACGGCGATGTTGCGCGAACTGGGTGAGGAAACCGGTCTGCAACCGCGCCATCTGGAAATCGTGCACCGCATGGAAGACGAACTCTATTACGATCTACCGCCCGAACTGCGCGGAAAGCTGTGGGGCGGTAAATATAAGGGCCAGCGGCAGAATTGGTATCTCGTCCGCTTTACAGGAGTGGATACGGACATTGATCTCGAGGCGCATAAGCATCCTGAATTCTGCGAATGGAAATGGGTCGCGCCCGAACTGCTTCCCGAACTGATCGTGCCGTTCAAAAAGCCGGTCTATGAAGCAGTGCTTGCAGCGTTTGAAGGCCGACTGGCCTAG